In the Rhea pennata isolate bPtePen1 chromosome 25, bPtePen1.pri, whole genome shotgun sequence genome, one interval contains:
- the FGD2 gene encoding FYVE, RhoGEF and PH domain-containing protein 2 isoform X1 → MEAGNQRKVLNLVAVFEDQRACVFPGSPQKDQHALHTQVSPATSHLQGLPGSLSSQDQRLCQMASTHQAERESKEEEKKRSSSAAGQEEQQGQQGFSFKCLRSFRQKISEDNWRRQQDAGLKPGSKDPEEKKIALELLETEQAYVGRLHLLDQVFYTELMKEAKNGKIVPEEVVKMIFSNISSIYQFHAKFLLPELQKRMENWSSSPRIGDVIQKLAPFLKMYGEYVKNFDKAMELITIWSEKSPRFQELIDDIQKRKVCANLTLQHHMLEPVQRIPRYELLLKDYVRKLPPKSPDRADAEKALEMIFMVAKHSNAAIAEMERLQNLWEVYQRLGLEDDIVDPSNELIKEGPILKISSRNNTSEKYLFLFNNMLLYCVPKVIQVGSEFQVHLRIDVDGIKVRELNDTQFPHTFLVSGKQRTLELQARSREEMNSWIKAFQDAIDRKEKSSESFKIAVHRPETAPSPLKTEELGRRAPQWVRDNLVTMCMRCKEPFNAIMRRRHHCRACGYVVCARCSDYKAELQYDGNRLNRVCQECYIFLMGHVALEDREGKHKGILEREAAEISGRSLLCSSLQLLDKNGKGGMRGWFVIPRDDPLVLYIYAAPQDVRAHTSIPLLGYQVKDLSQSDSRHVFQLAQSRQVYTFVADTEELKRRWMRAMERSAAGITQPEEDEDTDSSEEAE, encoded by the exons ATGGAGGCGGGTAACCAAAGGAAAGTGTTAAACCTGGTGGCTGTGTTTGAAGACCAAAG GGCCTGCGTATTTCCCGGGAGCCCCCAGAAGGATCAGCACGCTCTGCACACTCAGGTCAGCCCTGCAACCAGCCATCTCCAGGGGCTCCCAGGGTCCTTATCGAGCCAGGATCAGAGACTCTGCCAGATGGCCAGCACACAccaagcagagagagagagcaaggaggaggagaagaaacggtcttcctcagcagcagggcaggaggagcagcagggtcagcagggATTCAGCTTCAAATGCCTCCGCTCTTTCCGGCAGAAGATCAGCGAGGACAActggaggaggcagcaggacgCAGGCCTCAAGCCAGGCAGCAAG GacccagaagaaaagaaaattgctctggagctgctggagacagAACAGGCTTATGTTGGCCGCCTCCACCTTCTCGATCAG gTATTCTATACAGAGCTAATGAAAGAAGCCAAAAATGGGAAGATAGTCCCAGAGGAGGTAGTGAAAATGATCTTCTCCAACATCTCCTCCATCTACCAGTTCCATGCCAAGTTCCTCCTGCCAGAGCTGCAGAAGCGCATGGAGAATTG GAGTTCCAGTCCGCGGATTGGGGACGTGATCCAGAAGCTTGCACCTTTCCTCAAAATGTATGGTGAATACGTGAAGAACTTTGACAAGGCCATGGAGCTCATTACCATCTGGTCAGAGAAATCACCACGCTTCCAGGAGCTCATTGATGACATCCAG AAGAGGAAGGTCTGTGCTAACCTAACGCTGCAGCACCACATGCTGGAGCCTGTGCAGAGAATCCCGCGCTATGAACTCCTCCTGAAAGACTATGTCCGAAAACTGCCACCCAAGTCTCCAGACAGGGCTGACGCAGAGA AGGCCCTGGAAATGATTTTCATGGTGGCCAAGCATTCAAATGCAGCTATCGCTGAGATG gAACGGCTGCAGAACCTCTGGGAGGTCTATCAGAGACTGGGCCTTGAGGACGACATTGTGGATCCCTCCAATGAGCTGATCAAGGAGGGGCCAATCCTAAAAATCTCCTCCCGCAACAACACATCGGAAAAGTACCTGTTCCTG TTCAACAACATGCTGCTGTACTGCGTGCCCAAGGTCATCCAGGTGGGCTCAGAGTTCCAGGTCCACCTCCGCATCGACGTGGATGGCATAAAG GTGCGGGAGCTGAATGATACACAATTTCCTCACACCTTTCTGGTCTCAGGCAAGCAGCGGACACTGGAGCTGCAGGCCAG GTCCAGGGAGGAGATGAACTCCTGGATCAAG GCCTTCCAGGATGCCATCGacaggaaggagaagagcagTGAGAGCTTCAAGATAGCTGTGCATAGACCAGAGACAGCGCCTTCTCCATTGAAG ACGGAGGAGCTGGGCCGTCGAGCCCCGCAGTGGGTGCGAGACAACCTGGTAACCATGTGCATGCGCTGCAAGGAGCCCTTCAACGCCATCATGCGCCGGAGACACCACTGTCGGGCTTGTGGATAT GTGGTGTGCGCTCGCTGCTCCGACTACAAGGCTGAGCTGCAGTATGATGGAAACCGCCTGAACCGCGTGTGCCAGGAGTGTTACATCTTCCTGATGGGCCACGTAGCGCTTGAGGACCGGGAGGGGAAGCACAAAGGCATCCTAGAG agagaagcagcagagataTCAGGCAGGAGTTTGCTCTGCAGttccctgcagctgctggacaAGAACGGCAAGGGAGGCATGCGGGGCTGGTTCGTGATCCCGCGGGATGACCCCCTCGTGCTGTACATCTATGCGGCCCCCCAG GATGTCCGAGCTCACACCTCCATCCCGCTGCTGGGCTACCAGGTGAAGGATCTGTCCCAGAGCGACTCTCGCCACGTCTTCCAGCTGGCGCAGTCCCGGCAGGTCTACACCTTCGTGGCCGACACGGAGGAGCTGAAGCGGCGCTGGATGAGGGCCATGGAGCGCTCCGCTGCGGGGATCACCCAGCCAGAGGAGGACGAGGACACGGACTCCTCCGAAGAAGCAGAATGA
- the FGD2 gene encoding FYVE, RhoGEF and PH domain-containing protein 2 isoform X2 produces MLAASTFSIRSSSPRIGDVIQKLAPFLKMYGEYVKNFDKAMELITIWSEKSPRFQELIDDIQKRKVCANLTLQHHMLEPVQRIPRYELLLKDYVRKLPPKSPDRADAEKALEMIFMVAKHSNAAIAEMERLQNLWEVYQRLGLEDDIVDPSNELIKEGPILKISSRNNTSEKYLFLFNNMLLYCVPKVIQVGSEFQVHLRIDVDGIKVRELNDTQFPHTFLVSGKQRTLELQARSREEMNSWIKAFQDAIDRKEKSSESFKIAVHRPETAPSPLKTEELGRRAPQWVRDNLVTMCMRCKEPFNAIMRRRHHCRACGYVVCARCSDYKAELQYDGNRLNRVCQECYIFLMGHVALEDREGKHKGILEREAAEISGRSLLCSSLQLLDKNGKGGMRGWFVIPRDDPLVLYIYAAPQDVRAHTSIPLLGYQVKDLSQSDSRHVFQLAQSRQVYTFVADTEELKRRWMRAMERSAAGITQPEEDEDTDSSEEAE; encoded by the exons ATGTTGGCCGCCTCCACCTTCTCGATCAG GAGTTCCAGTCCGCGGATTGGGGACGTGATCCAGAAGCTTGCACCTTTCCTCAAAATGTATGGTGAATACGTGAAGAACTTTGACAAGGCCATGGAGCTCATTACCATCTGGTCAGAGAAATCACCACGCTTCCAGGAGCTCATTGATGACATCCAG AAGAGGAAGGTCTGTGCTAACCTAACGCTGCAGCACCACATGCTGGAGCCTGTGCAGAGAATCCCGCGCTATGAACTCCTCCTGAAAGACTATGTCCGAAAACTGCCACCCAAGTCTCCAGACAGGGCTGACGCAGAGA AGGCCCTGGAAATGATTTTCATGGTGGCCAAGCATTCAAATGCAGCTATCGCTGAGATG gAACGGCTGCAGAACCTCTGGGAGGTCTATCAGAGACTGGGCCTTGAGGACGACATTGTGGATCCCTCCAATGAGCTGATCAAGGAGGGGCCAATCCTAAAAATCTCCTCCCGCAACAACACATCGGAAAAGTACCTGTTCCTG TTCAACAACATGCTGCTGTACTGCGTGCCCAAGGTCATCCAGGTGGGCTCAGAGTTCCAGGTCCACCTCCGCATCGACGTGGATGGCATAAAG GTGCGGGAGCTGAATGATACACAATTTCCTCACACCTTTCTGGTCTCAGGCAAGCAGCGGACACTGGAGCTGCAGGCCAG GTCCAGGGAGGAGATGAACTCCTGGATCAAG GCCTTCCAGGATGCCATCGacaggaaggagaagagcagTGAGAGCTTCAAGATAGCTGTGCATAGACCAGAGACAGCGCCTTCTCCATTGAAG ACGGAGGAGCTGGGCCGTCGAGCCCCGCAGTGGGTGCGAGACAACCTGGTAACCATGTGCATGCGCTGCAAGGAGCCCTTCAACGCCATCATGCGCCGGAGACACCACTGTCGGGCTTGTGGATAT GTGGTGTGCGCTCGCTGCTCCGACTACAAGGCTGAGCTGCAGTATGATGGAAACCGCCTGAACCGCGTGTGCCAGGAGTGTTACATCTTCCTGATGGGCCACGTAGCGCTTGAGGACCGGGAGGGGAAGCACAAAGGCATCCTAGAG agagaagcagcagagataTCAGGCAGGAGTTTGCTCTGCAGttccctgcagctgctggacaAGAACGGCAAGGGAGGCATGCGGGGCTGGTTCGTGATCCCGCGGGATGACCCCCTCGTGCTGTACATCTATGCGGCCCCCCAG GATGTCCGAGCTCACACCTCCATCCCGCTGCTGGGCTACCAGGTGAAGGATCTGTCCCAGAGCGACTCTCGCCACGTCTTCCAGCTGGCGCAGTCCCGGCAGGTCTACACCTTCGTGGCCGACACGGAGGAGCTGAAGCGGCGCTGGATGAGGGCCATGGAGCGCTCCGCTGCGGGGATCACCCAGCCAGAGGAGGACGAGGACACGGACTCCTCCGAAGAAGCAGAATGA